AGAAATTAATTGGGTTTTCCAAATCGTATACGACTTCCTTGCCGGTCTTTGGATTGACAGATCTGACACCTCTTCTGAAGAAGATCATAGCACCACGAGGACCTCTCAAAGATTTGTGAGTGGTGGTAGTAACGATGTCAGCGTATTCGAAAGGAGATGGAATGACACCTGCAGCGATCAAACCAGAGATGTGAGCCATGTCGACCATCAAGTAGGCACCACACTTATCAGCAATTTCTCTCATTCTCTTGTAGTCAATCAAACGACAGTAAGCAGAAGTACCAGCGACAAGGACCTTTGGTCTATATAGAATGGCgttcttttccaaagtgTCGTAGTCAATAATACCAGTTTCTGGGTTAACCCTGTATGGGAAGGACTCAAAGTATGTAGAAACGGCAGAGATCTTTCTGTTTTCAGTAGCGTAACCGTGAGACAAATGACCACCATCTGGCAAGTACAAACCCATCAATCTTTCATGGGGCTTCATGATGGCTTGGTACACTTGCAGATTGGCTGGAGAACCAGACAAAGTTTGGACGTTAACACCCCATTTGTCAGGAGTGACGTGGAAGGCATTCAAAGCTCTTTGCTGACATAGAATTTCCATTCTGTCGATGTGTTCGTTACCACCGTAGTAACGAGCACCTGGATAACCTTCAGAGTACTTGTTGGACAATGGAGTTCCAAGGGCGTCGAAAACAGAGGTCGACGTGAAGTTTTCAGAGGCAATCAAATCAATAGAGTGCTTTTGTCTTTCAACTTCATCCTTGATGATAGAGTCGACTTCTGGGTCAGTATCGATCAAGTGAGAGGTGATCAACTTGTGATGAGCATCGGATAGAGTGTAAGGCATGGTAACGGTGTTTAGTATTATAGTTGGGCTATGGTCAACTCAGTTTCGCAGGAATTATTATCAAGAATGAAAGGTGACTAAACGTGGAATAAAAGAGACAAGTTCCgcattatatataaaattaAGGTGAGAAGACTCACAGTTCGGGTATAAGATGAttatgaatttgaaaaatatagagTAAAAAAGAGACACGAGCGAGAAACGAAAACTGAAAGAGATAGAGTCAGAACACCTGTAGTCAGAAGTAACCTGTAAGGGTTATTTTCCATCAAGAGTCATATTTCGTGTCAAAAGTGTGAAAAATTCCACAacgtactttttttttcactttgaaaaatcggTGCGTGGTCTCTTTAGAGAAGAAGTTGATGAAGCTGGTGACTCCGGCTGCTGAGATCCGGTTGACTCGACCGACTCTGTCTCCTGCGGTGGCTTCAAGTAGTTATCCATATACCATTGCAACTGAGCTATGCTCTCTTTAATGTCACTGTAAGCCGTGTGGGCAGCTTCCTTCTTTGGGTTACGTGCTTGCAAAGCTGGGTTGTGTCTGCGGGCAACTTCCATGATACTACTGACATCGACGATTCTGTAAAAGAGGTGGTCAATGACCTTGGGAAACTCGCGGACCATAAACAAACGGTCCATGTGCACGCTGTTGCCAGCGAGGACACCAACGTTTTTATCCGGGATGTAGCGCTGAATATACTCGAGCAGCTCTGCTTCCACTTGGGCCAAAGTCTTGTCGGTCGCCAAAACTTTTGCTGTGAGCCCGCTTTCGCCGTGGTGCTCGATACACCACTGGTTCATTTTATTCATCACCTCGGGACCACAGTGGATAACACTTTCGTAGTGCGACTGCCCTTGACCATCGGGCGCTCTGACGGGCGTCAGGTGTCCATCGGTGATGATACAGCAGATCTCGATGATCCGGTCGTTCATGTGATCTAGACCGGTCATCTCGCAGTCGATCCAGACCAAGGGCTTGAACAGCTTGGTGTTGAGTTCGGGTGTTTTTGCCATCAATTGCAGATTTTGGACAGTTCGAGGCCGTAAGTACTGTGAAACAGATCTTCTGTAGAGCGATAAGAAGCTAGAGCGGGTGTGTAGTACGCGTCTTATCGGAAACAACAACCAATTCATCTTGATCTCTTCTGTTTATATCTAAAAGTaccttttcatttttcccattttcctttgcagattgaaaagttcacacttttttttgttcatcaCTTAAGGGCCCAGTTTCGAGGGGCGCAGAGTGACACTTAAAGAAGCTGTGAGTACGCGCAAAGCTTGAATTACAAACGAGATCCTTCTTCGCTGGCTGCCGTTGGATTAGGAGAGTATGAAGTTGCCCCAGATGACTACAATTTTTGTATAGAACTACGTCTTCTTGGTATTCTATCACGCCGCACGAGGTGactatttcttcaaaattcgcaccaagaaaaagaaaggaaaaaatgaagaaaatgaaaaattttcaatggaTTTCTCGAAAGCCTGACAGTTGATCAAATGGTCGTAAAGAACAGGGCAGAGTAGAATAGCGCAGATCAATAAACCGAGCCAGCATGCCTACCATCTCTGTGAACAAGCAGCAATTATTTGAGCTATTGGGCAAGAACTACACCTCCCAGGAATTCGACGAATTATGTTTTGAATTCGGTATGGAAATGGACGAGGACACCACGGAAGAGGCCTTGAAAACCGGGGAAGAACCCGAATTGAAGCTTGACATAAGTGCCAACCGTTACGACTTGCTTTGCATTGAAGGCATTTCCCAGTCGCTGAACGAATACCTGGAACGTGAGGAAAGACCCGACTATAAATTAAGTAAGCCAACCACCCAATTGATCATTGACAAATCCACAGAGCAAGTTAGACCCTTTGCCACTGCTGCCGTGTTGAGAAATATCAAGctcaatgaaaaatcataTGCCTCTTTTATTGCCCTGCAAGATAAACTACATGCTAATCTTTGTAGAAACAGAAGTTTGGTTGCCATGGGCACCCATGACCTGGACTCGATTGAAGGTCCATTCCATTACAGAGCTTTACCACCAAAGGACATCAAATTTGTGCCCTTGAACCAAAGTCAAGAATTTACCGGTGACCAGTTGATTGAGTTCTACAAATCTCCAGAACAAAAGAACAACATCGGGAAATACGTCCacattattgaaaattctCCAGTCTTTCCAGTCATTATGGACAGCAAAGACCGTATTTGTTCTTTGCCACCATTAATCAACAGTGAACATTCAAAGATCTCCGTGGATACGCGTAACATTTTGATTGATATTACCGCCACCGACAAGACCAAAGCTGAAATTGTTCTGAATATATTAACCACAATGTTTTCACGTTATTGTGATGAATCATTTACAGTGGAACCTATAGAAATTGTTTCTGAACACAATGGTCAGTCCCGTGTGGCACCAAACTTCAACGATAGAATCATGGATGTCTCCATCAAGTATATTAACTCCTGTCTCGGCTTGGAACAATCCGCTGACGAAATTATTCATTgcttaaagaaaatgtcaCTGCACGCGGTTCAATCTAAGGGAGACAAGGATACCTTGCACGTTGATATTCCAGTGACCAGACCAGATATTCTGCATGCTTGCGATATAATGGAGGATGCTGCTGTCGGTTATGGCTTCAACAATTTACCAAAGGGTGATAAACTATCTAACGCCAACTTCATTGCCAAGCCATTGCCCATCAACAAAGTTTCTGATATCTTCAGAATTGCATCATCTCAAGCAACATGGGTAGAAGTCCTGCCATTGACCCTATGTTCACACGACGAAAACTTTAAATACTTAAGGCAACCCGACAACAACGATTTAGCCGTCAAATTGGCCAACCCAAAGACCTTGGAATACCAAGTTGTCAGAACCACTCTATTGCCAGGTATCTTGAAGACTGTCAAGGAAAACAGAAAGCATTCTTTACCGATCAAAGTCTTTGAAACTGGCGATGTtgtcttcaaaaatgaaaaactagaAAGGAAAGCCTACAACGAACGTCACTGGGCCGCCATTTACGTGGGTAAGAACTCCGGGTTTGAAATCATCCAAGGTTTACTAGGCAAAATTATGCAAACTTTCAGAACAGAATGGATTGCCGACTACGGTGCTGATGCTTCCGGTAGAGGCTACTGGATCGAAGAAGACGACTCTGTCAAGACCTATTTCCCAGGAAGGGGAGCCAAGGTTATGTTCAGATCTAAAGAAGGCGCCAAGCCAAAGCAAATCGGTCACTTGGGTGTCTTGCATCCTGAAGTCATGATGAATTTCGACGTTCCATTCGCTGCATCCTTTGTAGAGATTAATGCCGAAGTCTTCCTATAATGTTATgttccaaaaaatattttctgattttataaaactatatatataaaacacacttgaaaaaaaaataacatttTCTGCGTGATACGATACCATCGCCATTACTGACTTCTTAATTATATCCTACATTTATTTAAAGACAAGTATTCTTAACACCAGTACATTTACAGTACATCCATACATTATGTATCTGCCTCAccttttttctgaaaactTTCTCTAGTAATCCATTTCTCGCGACGCATAATGCCGAAAATTTCCCGAAAGTTTCAAGCTACCATTTAGCTGCAAGATGTATATTAGTGTTAGAGATCATAGAACCTTCATTTTCGTTGCATATGTCAAATTGAAAGCTACCAAAACAACAGATTAAGAAACAATGGCCCCAAACGTATGATATATTAAATGGAAACCATACCCGATTACGAAGTCTCCGTTTTGCTGTTACTCTAACGATCGATTGGACACGaatagaaaaagtaaaaataaaaatggaaaaccatatgaaaataaacgaaaagaaaaaaaaatgcacGAAGCGTCTATGTGTTTAGTTgcttttctgttttttaaaaattcaCTGACTTGAACATTGAACTCAGTCTCCACCCCACCACTTCCTTTATTGTCCGTTTccaaatgtttttttgtttgaagtTCTCATGTGATTGTTAATAGCAGTAGGCAACTTAGTGGTTTCGGGATTGCAAAAGATCATCGAACGTTCGTTTTACTAACAGTAatcccttttttttgaaaatttttgttaattttcaaatctttatttGATTTGTTTAGACTTCCAGAAAGCAAAAGATTGCCAAGACCTTTACCGTCGACGTCTCTTCTCCAACTGAAAACGGTGTCTTTGACCCGGCTTCCTACGCTAAGTACTTGATCGACCATATCAAGGTCGAAGGTGCTGTCGGCAACTTGGGTAACGCTGTCACCGTCACTGAAGATGGTACCGTTGTTACTGTTGTTTCCACTGCTAAGTTCTCCGGTAAGTACTTGAAGTACCTAACCAAGAAGtacttgaagaagaaccaaTTGAGAGACTGGATCAGATTCGTCTCTATCAAGACCAACGAATACAGATTGGCCTTCTACCAAGTCACTCcagaagaggaagacgaagaagaagacgaagaataAATTCATTAATATCATTTTAAATAGAgcataatttttctttttgtatAATTAAAATTTCCAAACCTAATAAATATATTTAGTGAATCTGATTCATCAtgatccaaaaaaaaaggaaaaggagcTTACCATATTTTTCTCATGTTAGAAGACATCTCATCTCAAGATCTTTTTTCACGTTTTGGGAACATTATTTGTAaattgtttttccttttttttcttctttaaaCTCGAACACATAGAATATCTTGGGCAAAAACGTTCATATCCATAACTCATCAATAGACTTAGTGAGTATGAATCCTAAGAGAGTGGCCCAGTTGCCCGTTCACAATGAATTCACACTTCCACCACAGGAGATAATCGATCTTTTCAAGATAACATTCCTCGAGCAGCTTTATCCAAAAGACCAAGACGATGACAAATCTCCATTGAGTGACCAAATACAGATGGTGAAATCTGATCTTTACAACAGAAATTATAGTGCTGCTTTCAATAATgacttgaaaagaatagCATATTGTTGTCGTTGGTCGCCCTCAAGGGCAGCAGGTTATGCTTCAGTATTCGCACATTTTCCTGAGCTTCTGAAGATTATCAGGTGTGAGATCGAAGGTAAGGATTCAAGCGTGTTATGCATTGGAGGCGGTGCTGGCAGTGAGTTGATTGCATTAGCAAGCATATTCACTTTATCAAGAGATTTTTCGTCCAAGTTTGCCTCTGCttcgaaaatgaagaatgcAGAAAACAAAGAGTCTGGAAAACTTAACATACAATTAGTGGATATTGCTGACTGGTCCGCCATTGTTGAAAAGCTGACCACCACAATCAAATCGAAATGGTTATATGACGGCAAAGAAGCAGAATCATTCAAGGTTGACTACGTGCATAAAGACTGCTTGCAAATGTCAGAACCACAGGATCTCAAAATGTATCAAGGCCTTGATCTAATAACCCTACTTTTCACAACAAATGAACTATTCACACagaaaaaagttgaaagtatcaaatttttacaaAGGCTGAATGAGAACTGCTCCCCTGGCTGCCATCTCCTCATCTTGGAGAGTGCGGGGAGCTATTCGCACATCAGCATCAACAATAAGAAGTTCCCAATCCAATTTCTTATCGATACTGTCTTGGTAGGTAACAAAAAGGACAAAGGAACGACGGGCTCATGGTCATTGGTCTCGGAAAGCGACAGCATTTGGTACCGCATGGACCCAAAGCTCGACTATTCCATCCCGTTGGAAAACATGCGCTTCTTCTACCGTCTCTACGTCAAGAACTAACAAGATTTATAGTGGCTTACTGTCTTCTATCGATGATTTGTTTTTCGAAaagttgagaaaaaaattttcttccttcttccCAAATCCAAACCGAAAAAATATATTaagagttgaaaaattcgatTTGAAATcgaaaataaagaagggGCCACGAATCAAAGACTGACTTCGGAACTGAAGAAAGGTAGCATAAAACAAGAATGACCGTTCCCAGGAATCGACCAATGGCACCATTTGGCACCATCATCAAATCAAGGATAAAACAACCACAGTTTTACTGGTTTATAGGCCATTTTTTCACAATCTTTAATTTTATacaatttcatctttcaaTCGCGTCTAAACAAAATCAATTGTCATGCTATAGGAGGtcattattttatatatccATTACATATGCTATTGTGCTCTATcagttcttcaaaagcGACCAGTTGAAATTCAATTTTAAGCTTTTGCGACAAgagatcaaaaaattggataATTTGCAGTATTTTTCCATGCTATTCATACTTTTTATCCTATCACAGTTCAACATCATAATCAGTGGTTCCTTATACAGTCCCGttatcttttcaattttccaCTTTCTCAATTACTTCAAGGAGAACCTTTTGCCATTTCTACCTTTGATACCACTtagtttgaagaatttgttgAACTCTAAGATAACAGTATTCATTCAGAATTACAATGGTTTTTTCCTACAGATGGCtcaagtttttgaaatcatttGCGGGTTGCGTGTAGGTCTTTTCCTAGTGCCCTttaacattttcttgttattgATAAGGAGAGCAAACGTTTCGTTCGAGGTGGTCGGTACAACGTTGGCCGGTTTAACGTATATGtggttcttcaaattgCGGTACCTACAAAGTGAATCTATGAGGCAGATATTCAAACAATACGTCCTCAGATTGGATGGATACGTCAGCCGCACTTTGCCACCATCCTGTGCCCGTCTATGGAACGGCTATAAGAATTTCGTCATGGCAGTGTTTTGTAAAATACCTGTATAACAAACAAGCTCATTTTAAGTGTATCTGaattatattttgtatatACCGTCACTATAGAAAGTCAAAGGATCGAAAAGCacataaaaaaatctgTTTAACGATATTTGTATTTGGTTTTAGAGTCACCGTCacctcttttttctctcttcaGCTGTCTCTTAGATTTGGATTGTCCTCCACTAGCATTTTTTGACTGCTCATCTGTTTGAGTTTGTTGTTGAACACCAGGCATGATCATATTCTTAAGCCCGTATAGTTTGTAACCTGCGTAGATGGGACACAACAATAAACACCACCAAAATTTAAATGTTCTGAAAGTTATAACGCcaatatttccaaaaagtGATAGATAAATcagatcaaaaaaatatgatatcAAATTTGAATCGTCGTTCAAGTCTATACCTTGCTTTACCACGCGGTTACCATCATACTTAGGCTTACCGAATATTACGATAATATAAACGGCAGTGAACATAGGGAcattcaaaatcaacaatttaATCCATTGTCCAAACGTAGCCTTACGCGATATTAAGAGACGGACGAAGGCCATTCctaagaacaagaagactTGCTTGTACAGTCCCTGAATTATCTTTGTATTTGAACCAGCCTGCTTCTTTCCCGCCTTACCAGCCATTTTAGTAGTAAAAACCCTTGTATTACCatctttcctctttttgTTAAAGATATAAGTGTGAATACCCTTTTTCGATCAATagattttatcttttttttttattatgctgaaatttttcaacttaAAGGCGCAGAATGAAGATCGAGTAATTTTTTGACAATTAGTGTACGTGGATTGAACTTTGCCATCAAATGCTCACTAAGCTGCACTGTAAAGGTTCGTATAGTTGATTAGGACTGCATACCATATTTCTAGAACGATGTTCTCCTTTGtccaaagatttcaaaatgtATCAAACCAGGCCTTATCATTGGGGATTGTGATGGTTGTGTTTATCATGGCATCTTCATACTACCAACTAATCAATAATGACGCGTTCTCAATACCTAGTAATATTGATAACGTGAAAACACTAATCAATGTTAGAACAAGCAGATATTTTGGCTCACAAAGAGGCAAGGCAAAGGAAAATATGAAGATAAAATTTGACTTAAATGCCGATCTGACTCCCCTATTCAATTGGAATACAAAACAAGTATTCGTTTATTTGACTGCCGAATATAACAgtactgaaaaaattgctaGCGAGGTAACATTTTGGGATAAGAtcataaaaaacaaagaagatgCTGTGATTGATGTGAACGACTTGAGGTCTAAGTATTCTATATGGGATATTGAAGATGGCAAGTTCGATGATAAGGATCTAGCTTTCAAATTACATTGGAATGTCCAACCATGGGTTGGCTTGCTAACTTATGGTGAAACAGTAAGTAATTACACGCTTATCGtggaaaataaagaaaaagcttaAATCAACTATTCTATACCATATCTTTGTTAATTATTTACATGATTTTTGGTATATATGCAGTTGATTACACAATATGATATATGCTTCTCTAAAACTTACTGGCTGACAGTATTCTTTTAGATATTCTTAGTTCTTTGAAGTACGAGGAATGCCTTATTTCAATTTGGTCCCatttattgatattatcTCTCGGTTTCAATAAATAAtctttcataaaatatctGTAATTCGATATAAAATCACGTATCCGATCTTCTAGTGCTGTCAGATTATCAATACCATTCAGATAGCTGTCCAGCTGTCTCACTACGTTACTGTATGTGTCACTTTGTAAGTATAACCTAGGTTGGAATTTGTGCgggtatttttctttcaattccaATGTTGGCCAAGATTTATCACTCGAGTGTGTCGTATCTTGAGATAGTTTCTTTAATAGTCTAAATTTATGGATCAGGTCATAACCATGGATTAAAGTATCGTCAACGATCTTCATGCCATATGAAATGGTCCTTGGATCCTTAAATAAGGCGTCCACAACGCTATTCCACGATATATTGTCCAAGATGAagcctttttcttgtaattttttccacattaaGGGTAATTCATCGATTTTGTTCATTGCAACTAACTGATTAACCTTATATGGGAAAAGTCCCCTGAACAAACTTCTCAATTTAGTATTTGGTGTTGTGGAAGATGGtaaattttcaatgctTTCAATACGATCCATGTATTTAGCGAATAatgtttcaaaatctttccaTTGTTCAATCTGGGCTAGTAGTACCAACAATGATCTCATCATTACGAATTTGTTATTGTTAGGGACCCAGTCATgctttttgaagaaaagctCATTGTATCGATTGTATAATTCCAAAGCCCGTTGTGGGCTATCATGCTTAACAATCATCCTCATTGGCCATGCCATGACCGAAGGATGCAGCTTGTTAAATGTAACATCAAGAGTCCCATTGGCAGCATTATTCATAATGTCTTCTAccatttttatcatttcctttatgtcttcattattttgcaAGCTCTTCTTAGCGACGGCTTttaatataaaatataatattttggaatttgCCGCAACTTTATTTTGTGACATCAATCTGTACAAATCGATCACACCATCGCGATAACCTATTTTATCATATTCTTCCATTATAATCTCGAAATGGGTGGCGTCCACTTTAATCACAGGATGTTTTATCAATTGATCTATAATACTCAATGCCGTTTCAAAGTCTTGATTTAATGCGACTAAGAATCTGATCATCATTTGGTAAAATTCACTGTCAAGAGCTAGATTTAAATCTGTAATCTTGTGAAAAATCTCTTCGCACTTATTTGTATTCCGTAAACTAATATATGCCTTGATAGCTTTGTTGTACACCGAGATTAAGCCATCCCTCCAAGATAAGCTTTTTgaatgtttttcaaataatgcTATCGCCTCTGTTGTCTTGTCACTCTCAATATATACGTCCATCAATGCGGCGACACTTTTTCCAGTGTGTTGAATGTTATAGTGGTCCTCCATAAGATTGAATAATTCTTGAGCAATCAAATGGTTTGTGGATTTGGAACACATTTGTATTAGTAAGGCGAAATGACCCTCCGTAATTTCAACGCTAGAATCCTCACTTAGTCTTTTCAATACTCTAAAGGCACCATCAAGATCATTCAAACCGCGATATACCTTGAGCATTATGGTGTGGGTTGCGGTTGAAGGGGCTATGTCATATTTCTTAAATAGTTCAAAATGGCTAAAGCAGGCTGCAAAATCCCCAACTTTATAATGCGCGTATAATAAAGACTGTAAAACGACGTACGTCGGTATCATTCCTCTTCTCAAAAGTTGAGTATATAGTTTATTGACACTGTCCAATTCACCAATTCTGGCCATTGTATACATCAAAATACCGTAATGTTGTATCGAAGGCAACTTACCAATACCGAAAAGAGCATTGAATTGCTGCTGTAGTGCAACCCAATCATGCAGCTTAGAATGGGCCACTAAAAGATAATCAAATTGGTTTTGGTCGTGTTGAGCGTCAGGATATTTATAATATGTCTGTGaaaccaaagaaaacttCTGCTTGTGACAGTATGTCTTCAGAATACACGTCAGGTCAGAATCTGTTATTGGTAGATTATGTTCACATTTGTAATCCCAAACATCCTCTGTCGAGGAAAATCTTCTGACATAAGTCAATAGGAACATCAACGTAGTTGCAAATTGAGAAGCTAATGCGGGTCCCTGAGTGAGTTGGATAGCTTTAAGGTAAGATAAAAAATCGGGACGAACACCTGACTGCCTCATAAATGATAGAAAGTTCCTCAGAATTATTCTGTTTTCCATATAGTTTGTAAATTCACAATGGCCGTTGACCAATTTCATCCACTTGGCCCATTTATACACTGCTTCCTCATGCATATTCATTGCAATCATCTTCGAAAAGACCGAGTTAATCAAAGCTACAACCATTGACTTTTGCGTCAATAGGAATTGTGATATAACATCGAACATTGCTTGGTCTAACTGGATACCTCTTTGCATAATTACtaaagagagaaaaacccttttcaattcagGCAGTGAGACATCCTGCCTTAACAGCCTTCGAGAGCCGATAGTAGTATAAAGGAAGTTTTGTGCAATTTTTATCACATTTCCATAGGCTTGATGTCGATAAAGGTACTTTATAAGATACTGTCGCTCAAAAGTTGTGGTAGCAGAGCTTGTTGTTATTGCCGTTGTTGCCCTCTTAGTTAACGCAAAACTAGCTGACTTCGGAGGAATGGTCCTCCGCGCCATAAAGAATGAGACCAGACTTTTCTCATCCTGCGAGCACAAAGGTGAGGTCGATTTATCTCGAAACAGCCTTCTTATATGATCGGGCACGCCAGTACTCCATACACCCTTCTTATAATTGTAAGTTTTCAGTACGGCCGGGGCACACCTTTTCATAATGGCCAAAAAGCTTTGTCTACTATGCTTCAATGCCCTTACCTAATCGTAAATCCGAAGCTTCTTATACTATCGCAGCCTCCTCCCTGGATGTCACAGCTGTCTTACTGTCGTCTAGCAATCCGAGCCTTTACTTACACTGTAAGATTTTTGTTTCGCTATTGGCCCGAAACAttactttttcatcaaacaatgaaaaatttcaataccAACCTCATCGCAAAAGTAATAAGGAATACTTATAGGCTGGTGGTACAACGAAGTGGTCGATTAAGGATTCAAAGATAATCAATATGGGTACAGCTAAGCAAAGccaaaatagaaaaaagttTACGAGGGAGTATAAGGTTAAGGAGATCCAGAGGAGTATTACAAAGAAGACTAGgttaagaaaagaatatctcAAAGCTCTAAAGGATGAGGGGTATACGGTACCGGAAAAGGAACCTAGAACTGGGGCAAAAGAATCTGTCAGAAAGATTAAGGAAGCCAGGGCAATggaaggcaaaaaaaaactagacgagaaaaaagagatcaagagacaaagaaagaaaatggtaagGGATGAGGCAAACAACCAAAGGAATGAGCAGTTAGAGAGAATTAGAGTATCCAAGGA
This genomic window from Saccharomyces kudriavzevii IFO 1802 strain IFO1802 genome assembly, chromosome: 12 contains:
- the SPC3 gene encoding signal peptidase complex subunit SPC3 (similar to Saccharomyces cerevisiae SPC3 (YLR066W); ancestral locus Anc_8.21), whose translation is MFSFVQRFQNVSNQALSLGIVMVVFIMASSYYQLINNDAFSIPSNIDNVKTLINVRTSRYFGSQRGKAKENMKIKFDLNADLTPLFNWNTKQVFVYLTAEYNSTEKIASEVTFWDKIIKNKEDAVIDVNDLRSKYSIWDIEDGKFDDKDLAFKLHWNVQPWVGLLTYGETVSNYTLIVENKEKA
- the PET309 gene encoding Pet309p (similar to Saccharomyces cerevisiae PET309 (YLR067C); ancestral locus Anc_8.20), which translates into the protein MKRCAPAVLKTYNYKKGVWSTGVPDHIRRLFRDKSTSPLCSQDEKSLVSFFMARRTIPPKSASFALTKRATTAITTSSATTTFERQYLIKYLYRHQAYGNVIKIAQNFLYTTIGSRRLLRQDVSLPELKRVFLSLVIMQRGIQLDQAMFDVISQFLLTQKSMVVALINSVFSKMIAMNMHEEAVYKWAKWMKLVNGHCEFTNYMENRIILRNFLSFMRQSGVRPDFLSYLKAIQLTQGPALASQFATTLMFLLTYVRRFSSTEDVWDYKCEHNLPITDSDLTCILKTYCHKQKFSLVSQTYYKYPDAQHDQNQFDYLLVAHSKLHDWVALQQQFNALFGIGKLPSIQHYGILMYTMARIGELDSVNKLYTQLLRRGMIPTYVVLQSLLYAHYKVGDFAACFSHFELFKKYDIAPSTATHTIMLKVYRGLNDLDGAFRVLKRLSEDSSVEITEGHFALLIQMCSKSTNHLIAQELFNLMEDHYNIQHTGKSVAALMDVYIESDKTTEAIALFEKHSKSLSWRDGLISVYNKAIKAYISLRNTNKCEEIFHKITDLNLALDSEFYQMMIRFLVALNQDFETALSIIDQLIKHPVIKVDATHFEIIMEEYDKIGYRDGVIDLYRLMSQNKVAANSKILYFILKAVAKKSLQNNEDIKEMIKMVEDIMNNAANGTLDVTFNKLHPSVMAWPMRMIVKHDSPQRALELYNRYNELFFKKHDWVPNNNKFVMMRSLLVLLAQIEQWKDFETLFAKYMDRIESIENLPSSTTPNTKLRSLFRGLFPYKVNQLVAMNKIDELPLMWKKLQEKGFILDNISWNSVVDALFKDPRTISYGMKIVDDTLIHGYDLIHKFRLLKKLSQDTTHSSDKSWPTLELKEKYPHKFQPRLYLQSDTYSNVVRQLDSYLNGIDNLTALEDRIRDFISNYRYFMKDYLLKPRDNINKWDQIEIRHSSYFKELRISKRILSASKF
- the FYV7 gene encoding Fyv7p (similar to Saccharomyces cerevisiae FYV7 (YLR068W); ancestral locus Anc_8.19), with amino-acid sequence MGTAKQSQNRKKFTREYKVKEIQRSITKKTRLRKEYLKALKDEGYTVPEKEPRTGAKESVRKIKEARAMEGKKKLDEKKEIKRQRKKMVRDEANNQRNEQLERIRVSKEKYQMREDRKKKLTQRTRTGQPLMGPKIEDLLDKIKTDDTYTS